From Pseudomonadota bacterium:
GGGAGCCCAAGTGGTGCGGGAAGCTCGGCGAGGGTACGGGTCGGCCTGCTTGAAGGCCCTGGCGCGGCTGCGCCGCGATCCGCCGGATGTGGTCGCATTCCTGGATGCCGATCGCAGCGATGACCCGGGCGAGATGCCGCGGCTCGTGGCTCCTATCGAAGCAGGCGAGGCGGACCTGGTGATCGGCTCGCGCACCCTCGGACGGTGCGAGGCGGGCGCGCTGTCTCCCCACCAGCGTGCAGGCAATCGGGTGGCCTGTTTGGCGATGCGCTGGCTTTATGGGGTGCGCTACACAGACCTTGGGCCGTTTCGTGCCGTTCGCTGGCAGGCCCTGGAGCGGCTCGAGATGCGCGACCGCGACTTCGGTTGGACGGTGGAGATGCAGGCCAAGGCCGCACGTCTTGGGCTGCGTGTGCTGGAGGTCCCGGTTTCGTACCGCAAGCGCATCGGCACTTCGAAGATCAGCGGCACCGTGCGAGGGAGCCTTGCGGCTGGAGCGAAAATCCTGTGGGTGGTAGCTCGCCATGCAGGCCGCTCGACACGGCCGCGTACATGAGCACGGGTATCATGAGCACGGCGCTGTGGGTCTTCGTCCGGCCCCCGATCACGGGGCACGCCAAGACCCGCCTGACCCCGCGGCTCGGAGCCGATGGCGCGGCCCGCCTGTACGCCGCCTTCTTGCACGATACCCTACGCACCAGCTGCCAACCCGGGTTCGAGGTGACACTGTGTGTCGCAGGTGAGCCAGAGCATGCCAGCCTTGCTGCGCTGCAGCGCCGCCACGAGGTGCGCACCCTGGCGCAGGGGCCGGGTGATCTGGGCGCGAAGCTCGACGCGGCGTTTCGCAGGGCGCTCTCCCACCACGAGCACGTGCTCATCGTAGGCAGCGACGCCCCCACCTTGCCCCGGTCCTACCTGCGGGCGGCCCGAGACGCGCTGTGCCGTGCCCCTGTTGTTCTCGGCCCTTGTCTCGACGGCGGCTACTACGTGATCGGAGCTCGGCACGCCCTCCCGAGCCTGGGGCCGGTACGCTGGTCGAGCCCTCACACCTTGCGCGACACCGTCCGGGTCTGCACCAAGGCAGGCCTCGAGGTCGCCTTGCTCGCACCCTGGTATGACGTGGACACGCCCAGCGACCTCGATCTGCTGCGGCTGCACCTGCGCCTGAAACCAGGCGCCGCTCCAGCCACTGCCCGGGAGCTGCGCTTGCGGTTGTAGGGAGCGGCTACGATGCAACCCATTCGCGTCAATCGTCGCGTTCTGATTCCCGGAGAGGCCATTCGGCGAGCGGCGGTGCGCTCGAGCGGTCCCGGCGGCCAGCACGTCAACAAGGTCGCTTCCAAGGTTGAGCTGCGTGTCGATCTCCGTGCCATCCAGGGCTTGTCGGATGCGCAGCGAGCCCGGCTGCTAGCGGCGGCGCGCAACCGCGTGGACCGGCAGGGTCGGCTGATCGCCGTGAGTCAACGCACGCGCTCGCAGTCCGCCAACCTCGAGGACGCGTGCAGCAAGATCCGCCACTTCGTTGCGCAGGCCCTGCCGGCGCCACGAAAACGGA
This genomic window contains:
- a CDS encoding glycosyltransferase family 2 protein, producing the protein MTEAGSSGGATAGSDLRLDVVIPALNEEAALPSVLAEMPGFVRRVVVADNGSSDRTAAVAQEGGAQVVREARRGYGSACLKALARLRRDPPDVVAFLDADRSDDPGEMPRLVAPIEAGEADLVIGSRTLGRCEAGALSPHQRAGNRVACLAMRWLYGVRYTDLGPFRAVRWQALERLEMRDRDFGWTVEMQAKAARLGLRVLEVPVSYRKRIGTSKISGTVRGSLAAGAKILWVVARHAGRSTRPRT
- a CDS encoding TIGR04282 family arsenosugar biosynthesis glycosyltransferase translates to MSTGIMSTALWVFVRPPITGHAKTRLTPRLGADGAARLYAAFLHDTLRTSCQPGFEVTLCVAGEPEHASLAALQRRHEVRTLAQGPGDLGAKLDAAFRRALSHHEHVLIVGSDAPTLPRSYLRAARDALCRAPVVLGPCLDGGYYVIGARHALPSLGPVRWSSPHTLRDTVRVCTKAGLEVALLAPWYDVDTPSDLDLLRLHLRLKPGAAPATARELRLRL
- the arfB gene encoding aminoacyl-tRNA hydrolase encodes the protein MQPIRVNRRVLIPGEAIRRAAVRSSGPGGQHVNKVASKVELRVDLRAIQGLSDAQRARLLAAARNRVDRQGRLIAVSQRTRSQSANLEDACSKIRHFVAQALPAPRKRIATKPSRAAKARRLDDKKRASDRKRERRWKPE